Part of the Penicillium digitatum chromosome 4, complete sequence genome is shown below.
CTTTCGGTTGGGATGTTTGGGGTATGTGGACCCAGGTCGTTGTTTGGTGTGTGTGGTGGCCAGCTTGGTTGATTGGCTGTGTATTGCTGGGGTCGTCGATGTTCTGATTAGATCGTTGTGCATTGTTTTGTCATGCGGTTTGCCGCACTGGTCTAATGTTATAGGACAGTAATAAATCCAAGTCCATGCTATAACTACCAAGGCAAAGAAACGAAGACAGTGACCAGGGCACTGGGTACCACAGGCTGATAGCAAGGAGTCCAAACCTCAACTGCGCTTGACATCCCAGGTACACGTACTGATTCACTGCGTATATATCAAAAACGAGTGAATCTAGCTAGGCACGTAAAATTGTGTTGCCACACTTGCTCAAATAAGGGCTCTGGACGAATGCCTCCCCTTCGAAAGGTTTCATGCCACACCGTACATGTATTCAAAGAACTGAGTCGATTGCTGATCCTTACTCCAGGGCGCAAGCGCCTGCCTCACGATGGCTACCACTTACGATCAAAGAACATGTGGCATTCGACGCCAGAAGAGCCCAAGGCGAGGTTGAACAAAGACCATTTCTAACTATACACACACCATATTGCAGAGGTCATGAACGGCTGATTCGAGCGAACAATGAAAACATCCAGGATGTCAAAATATCCCTGCGACATATTTCACCGAGTCTTTGTTTCAGCCCTTGAACAATGCTAGCATCTCACATTCATCAAGTGCATCAATGTTAGATTGTTCCTGGGTCAATTCTCCTGGGTCCTGCTGTAAATCAGAAACAGTGTTCTGTTTCTTTCAAGAGGTGCCTCCCTCGAGTCTCGTTTCATCTCCATGATTCTTCCCATCAATCTATATAAGAGTGACGAGCCTGATTACTCGACAAATGACTGTATCTCCCAGCTCTTCGCAACATGGCTCTCTTTCGAATCGACCTTCTTTCGCTATGGCTTCTCCTATTCCGTCTCGCGACAGCCGCCACTCCAGTTCCAACCAAAGACGGCTTTTGTTTTAAATACCTTATCCAAGGTTATGATACCTGTGCCCTGATTGCCAAAGCACACGACATCACCGAAGCCGACATCGAAAGCTTCAATAAAAACACCTGGGCATGGCTCGGATGCGGACGGCTATATCAGGGCGACTTCATCTGTCTCAGCGCAGGGAAACCTCCAATGCCAATGGCCCTTCCTCATGCCACCTGTGGTCCACAAGTGCCCGGAACAACACGTCCAGCACACTGGGCCGATCTCGCCGGAATGAACCCATGTGTCGCGTCTCAGTGTGTGAGTATATCCCCATACCCCCCCCCGTCTTCTAGATCTAGTCCTATCAACCTAACAACCCAACAGTGTGCTTCCTGGGGCCAATGTGGTGCCACCGATCTATATTGCCAAAACTACCGTGCACCCCCTGCCGGTCCTACAGCCACCGTGAAAGGAGCGACAGAGGCTCCGAAATCCACAGCTTCTAGCAATGCAAAGGCAACCGGGGCCAAGCTATCCACCGATACCGGCACCGGTTCAAACCCGACCTCCAACCCCGATTCCAATCCAAATTCCATGCTCAGCTCTACCACCGTCAAGGCTACGAAAATCACTACCGCAACTAAGCAAGCTACCACTACAATCGCAAAAGCAGCCCCTGAACCAAGCGTATCTCAATACCCTTGGACGGCACCGTGGGAGATCACATTATACAGTCAATTGGGCTGCGAGGGCGATTACTACCATCTCGAGGGGTATAATAAGGAATTCCTCGATGACAAAGGCTGCTTGGCGCTCCATGGTGGTCTCAATAGCAAGTTCACCGAGACGGGCGTTACCTGTAAATGGTGGACGGACAATAGCTTCACATGGAGTAGTTGTGATGCGAGCAAGCTTGAGAAACCTCAATCCTGGATCCTCAAGAATGGGTATTGCTCGGCCTTCAGTAAGAAGGATTGTGATTGCTTTGATGGTGTGACTATGTATTATCAACCAAAAGGGTGTCATAATAGGACGGGGATTGATACGCCTAATTTTGCTGCTTTGCAGTGCTCGATCAACGGAGTCTAAAAGGGGCCTTGGAGGGTTGTGTATATCGTTTGGGGGGTAATGTTTCGATTTCTTTGATTGGTCTAATGAATGTCTAGTTCTTGGAGTTCGAGTGATGAGCGAAGTAGACATGTAGGCAAGACACATGGAACACTGCATAACAATTTATGCAGATTGCAGGAATTACAGAAAAACAGACCATACTAGAACCACGATAGAAGATGACACCATTGTATTCATTATAATAGAACTGATCAGAACACAAGTGAGATGAGATATCTATGCAGCCCACACATCCTTACCCGCCCCCTCAATCCAATGACCGAGCTGGTTGACACCGGCATCCCATTCCTTAAGACGGTTTCGCATGCCATCAATCTGCTTCATATCCAGAACCTTAGGCTGAACCCAGTGGATCTGTGCGACCTGAGCAACCTGATCAATAGATCCACGCAGCAAACCCAGCGACAAAGCCTTCATAACGAGATGCTCGATCTCATCGGGCTGCACCTTAGTCTCGGACGCGATAGCCTggaaggagagagagcggtcatgagggggacggtggAAGACCATCTCCGTCAGTGCCGAGAGCGAGATCTTCTGGTACAGGAATAGCCGGTGTGACTCCAGTAGCTTGTTCTTGCTGATGTTCCCAGCCAGCACGTCGTAAGCAGCCAGGTCGCCCCGGTTGAAGGCGAAGAGAAGCTCGCGGAGCCAGTTGTGCGGGGTCTGGGTCAGTGAGTCCAGAATCGGGTGCAGGAGGAGCTCTCCGAAGTTGTAGATCGTCTCGGATACCAGGGCCGCTACGCTGAGGTTGTATGCGCGCGATACGCGCTCAGTCTCGGTGAGTTCTTCCAGGTCGATGCAGGCAAGGTAGAGAAGGGCGTTTTTGTAGAAGGATGCAAATTCTTGCTTAGACTGTTCGAGTGAGGTGTTAGTTATGACGTGAGTGGCCGTGTCTGGCTAAATTCAGAATTCAGTGAATCACGTACGTGGTAGTAGTCCGCGTTTACTTTGTAGAATGATGCGTGCACAACGGTCTCGACCGAGTCGAACGTGTCTAGCACCCGCTGGCAGGTGGCCAGGTCTATCTGTGCTCCGTCCAGATCCTTCAGCGACAGCTTGACGTTAGCCACGTCAGCGAGCGCATAGACATATGCATCCTGTGTGTCGGCCGTATCCGTCTTGGTAGCGAGGGATGTGAGGAAAGCCAGTCGTTCTTGGTCATCTAGAGGGAGATTGTTAGTCTGTGTTCACGTAACGGAATGCTCATCATGATAGAAATTGGAGCTTCCAGACTAGATTGCGGGCCACCAACCTGTGCATTCTGTTGCTGCCATCAACCCTAGTGACACAAACTTGAGCTGGTTGACCCGGTCGGCGAAACTGAGCACGAAGGTCTTAAACAGGGCTAAGCGATGCGGAGCACTCTCTGGCATGCGGAAGAACTCGACCAACGAGTCTGTAAGCTGGTGCCATAGTTTGCGTTCCCAGTAATCTTCGAAGGTGAGGAAGTAGGGTTGTGTCTCTGGGCTTCCTTGTGCTTGCTGCTCGAGCAAGAAGTCGGGGATCTTGGACTCCATGGTGGAGATCTGGGAGCTGTTTAGGTTGGATTCTCTGACAGATGGCGAGATGCTGGATCAAGAGAGGAAGGTAGGTAAACTCGGACGAAATTGGAGATGTTGATGGTTGTCCGCACTGCAAGAGAGCTGATATGATGTCCTCACGTCGGCAGTTTGGGGAGCTCTCACTCACCGCCCTAGTTTCCACGGTCTTCGATGCTCTGCTGTTTCAATGACAATTCTCtgctttgattttgatcatgTTTAATGTTATGTAGCTATATGAGCAGGAGCCGAAGCCGATAAAAAGAGGTAGTAGTTGCAGATATGCTTCTTTGTTGGTCCTTTCTTCCACCGCTCGTACTATACAACAGATATACACTAGACACCGAATGGAACTTTGCCCGTGTAATGATCCTACGGGTTATTAGTTAGTTTCCCGAATATACCTCTGCTTTAATTCTTGCTCAAGCCCGTAGGGCTTGTAATTGATGATATATCCAATATAAAGAAGAACACCAAGCAGGTTTGATACGAATGAGAAGGCATATGTTGTTACCAGAGAAAAAAGGTTGGATTCAGAGGACAAGGCGGGTATCATGCTGGTTGTCGCATCGCAAACAAGGGTCAAGGAACGGTCCGATAGAGACAGATGACACCTTGGACGGTGAACTTTTGATGTCTTGCGAAACGAGCATCGAGATCCAATTGATTGCCAACCGAGATATGTAATACCACGAAATGACGCTGCTTAACCAATGAAGTAAATCTGACACTTGGAGGCGGCGACGGGTTGCAAAAACTCGGAAAAAGGTGACGGTACAAGCTCCAGTATATCGATTGCGACTGGTTGCTATTGGGGTCTTCAACAAGCAGCAGAAGGCCTCAATGACAGCTGAAAACATACAGAGACATTGGACAGGGCACAGGAGAACGCGAGAGACGGGAGTGAGGGAGAGGAGAAGACTACCTTTGATAGTCCTGGACAACCAAGCAGAATCACATGATTATGATCTCAACATGAGGCTCTAGCCTTGCATTTTTCGTTGTTCTAATTTTCAGTTGAGAAGTAGAAGCAAGGTGAGAGATCAATCTCTCATAATGGATGGGCAAAGGGGCTGTCATAACTTCTTGGACGTTGAACATAAGCACCTTGTAATCAGACCCAATGGGTCTAGCGTCGAAAAGATCCTTGCCCATGGCATTTAACCTTGACTAAACCAACGCCCAAGGATTGTCATAAGGGATTGAGGTGGCTGTATTGGTTCCAAGTGGCAGATTGGCATTGTGTGACTGAAACAGGTCACTCGGGAAGCCAGCCAGAGACAGCTTCTGCAGTTTCCGTCACGTCGTGGTTCGATGGAAGAGAATCAGTCTCGTTGCCCCTCTCAACACGAAGAGCAGTATTCGAATTGGACATGTACCAAGCCCAAGATCTAGTGCTGATTTGAAGTGGCAACTCGGCTTCGAGTGATACACATCGTTGGGATAGGACTAACAGAAGTCCCACCAGCTGTCCTGTTGAGTATCTATTACCCCGGTTGTGGGCTTTCCTTTTCATGGAACCCCTGTTGCAAGAGCAACCTTGATCTGTTGCTCCGATTCGAGCCAGAACAAAACATCTTGCTTCAATTTGGTCCTTGAATCAGCACATCCTGTCTGAAGAATGATGGCCGGCCACTTCAAATCTTTTCCAGGTGCGTCATGTAAGGTTCAAATTTGACTGGGGATCCAATAAATCCATAAGAGGCTGACCTTGTCGATGCGACTCTGGGATCGGTGAACAGACCGCCTTCAAGACCCGCAGATACTCCGAGAATTTGCGGAGAAGAGTGTTCGCCAGTACTAGAACAGGCAGAGCAAGGTTGATACACAAATGTACAAAGCAAGACCTACAGTCATCAAGTCATTAAACGCAAGCTGGATCGAGTGAACTGACGGCTTCCCTGCCTAGTACTAATTAGATCATCGACCTGCACCATTGGCAAAACAGTAATCATGCCGAGCACAAACCAGCACGCGGGTTAGCCACCAGGCCCCAAGGGATCTTGAAACCATACGAAACCGGAGAACTGGGTTGTGCAATCGAGCGACCTTCAAATAACCAACCCTCTTGTCATGCTGCTCTTGATGCTGTTAGATACGCCAACTACAGTGGAGCTGATACTACAAGACTGAAACACACGTAGAAGGAAGCCCCAGAGGGAAAAGGTATTTTGTATTTTTTGTAAAACCCCGACCACACCCCAGCTGGGAACATGGAATCATAGATGCTAACGAAAAGCGACACGCTTATGCGTCATCGACGGTGGTGGTGTGGAGACCCTTGGGGTCCTTGACGTTGACGGCCTGGACGTGGGAGTAGAGACGCTCCTTGGCGTTCTCCTCGTCGTTACGCTTGCGGGAGATGCGGACACGGAGACGGAAGGGAACACCCTTAATACCGGCTTCCCAGACCTTCTTGTTCAGCTGGGGGTCGACGCGGACATCCTTGGTACCCTGTTGGTGAGTGAAGCATATTAGTAAACAGATTCCCAAATAGGGTCAGGGGAGATGAGAGCGTCGCTCAAACTTACCATAGCCTGCTCGGCGAAGGCGCGGATCTCCTTGATGGCCTTAGGAGCACGCTTCTTGAAGCTGACGCCGTGGCACTATAATTCCGGAAAAGAAGTTGCAATCAGTCTTCCGCCCGAATGCCATCTGCTAGAGAAAACTCTGCGCGATGAATGTTTCTGGTCTTTCGGCCATAGTGGACTTCATAAAACTAATTCTTCTTGTGTTCCGGGTGCGGATATGTGTGGATGCGAGCGAAGACTTTTTCAAGACCTTCTCTCGGCTGTCTCTATCGCGAAGCAGACAAAAGACAAAAGTGCCATGTCCTACCTGCAGATTTCTCCACAGGTCATGGCGAGGATGGTGGTGAGATACAAAAGGGGATTGGTTTCCAATTCGACCCTCGACgcacacacacacaccaACCCCCACCACACACAATCTTTTCCGTAACAAATTCCGTTTTACAGGAAAAGTATCTTGTTCTCTGTCCATTATATGCCTCCAGAACTGAATCGGATTCGAATCGTCGCAGGTAGACTGGGAAAGGGTTTGTATTCAACATACTCGCTTGTGCAGGTTGATGGTGTACTCGCGAGACACCACATCGGCGATAGCCGAGCGCTTGTTGCCGGTCTTGACGTTGGACATCTCTGCGGAGAAAGTTAGAGGAGTGTTTCGAAGTGATGATGGAGGAGACTGACTGAAGGGGTGGTCGACGGTGGGCGGAAGTGATCGATTGTCAGAAGGAGACTTCGTGGTCGATTTTCGAGTGAAATTCAGTGTGGTCTCGCTTGCCTGTGCGGGGTCTGATTGGACCAAGTGGGGCTGCACTATAGCCAATGATGTTTCAGTGGTGGATATTGGTGCCTCAGGCAATGAGGACCTTGTTTAATCAGCAAATTTGATACTTGGGAGGAATTGATTTAGTGACGTTGTCGTGAATCTTCTAGCTGTTTAGACTCATGATCTATAGATAAATTTGATCTAGCTTCTAAGAGATATCCCTCCCCGTCTCCAAAATTTACCCACATTACTTCTGGCCTGCGCTCACATCGGGGTAAAGGTCAAATCGTCGCTGGGTGGAGATAGGAATTCCACTGCGGATATTTGCAATCGCATCGTGATGTAAATCAGCATAAATGATGGTCTC
Proteins encoded:
- a CDS encoding Rhomboid protein 2 translates to MALFRIDLLSLWLLLFRLATAATPVPTKDGFCFKYLIQGYDTCALIAKAHDITEADIESFNKNTWAWLGCGRLYQGDFICLSAGKPPMPMALPHATCGPQVPGTTRPAHWADLAGMNPCVASQCCASWGQCGATDLYCQNYRAPPAGPTATVKGATEAPKSTASSNAKATGAKLSTDTGTGSNPTSNPDSNPNSMLSSTTVKATKITTATKQATTTIAKAAPEPSVSQYPWTAPWEITLYSQLGCEGDYYHLEGYNKEFLDDKGCLALHGGLNSKFTETGVTCKWWTDNSFTWSSCDASKLEKPQSWILKNGYCSAFSKKDCDCFDGVTMYYQPKGCHNRTGIDTPNFAALQCSINGV
- a CDS encoding Putative 26S proteosomal regulatory subunit — its product is MESKIPDFLLEQQAQGSPETQPYFLTFEDYWERKLWHQLTDSLVEFFRMPESAPHRLALFKTFVLSFADRVNQLKFVSLGLMAATECTDDQERLAFLTSLATKTDTADTQDAYVYALADVANVKLSLKDLDGAQIDLATCQRVLDTFDSVETVVHASFYKVNADYYHSKQEFASFYKNALLYLACIDLEELTETERVSRAYNLSVAALVSETIYNFGELLLHPILDSLTQTPHNWLRELLFAFNRGDLAAYDVLAGNISKNKLLESHRLFLYQKISLSALTEMVFHRPPHDRSLSFQAIASETKVQPDEIEHLVMKALSLGLLRGSIDQVAQVAQIHWVQPKVLDMKQIDGMRNRLKEWDAGVNQLGHWIEGAGKDVWAA